A window of the Sabethes cyaneus chromosome 1, idSabCyanKW18_F2, whole genome shotgun sequence genome harbors these coding sequences:
- the LOC128740512 gene encoding transmembrane protein 132E, with amino-acid sequence MDFRIALLLFIVSAAAVEVHFETPDSGFFLKHSPRQSSVSTSSSKGRLSADSVLSIDRFTVVQTSQPVSIRASYGPFSTKQTVPARYIVPDAMESSSDSSQNTTAALMDLQQTNLHLDISAHLVKNNIPRDAPVLRVLFHAGADPGGHLQRQKICVLLHASISNKTPLKGRCMPEGEDGVCVAEVVIPSNWWPSLPPPERDGRTFVAQKTPQRLVQVSYSVFEPPIRSPELCEPKVQIQPLTPFAKVPLVQSQMAYKDLRADETLTMMVPQQPLYPLSKIHVPVFLHPEAGQNIAVFIVRARVKAGMRILGASASSDDWNVSVEKENTKHTVARVTAFRKDQDPDSPAVTTDDISSTKVLEVFSWLLEVANDTKDHWDGGRIVWSVSYVHDGPKIKELSAETSIAPHEEGKKKIVAKLEIQKDDIQAVLPIAKNWELMNTAVLTGRQVSQAMKVFIVSQGGKVADVTLQSSCQAEDESVVKVSSSCSSVYVDGSEARGSSNATVLVKYGTYSGLAKFTVWMPEFPLEVSVADFRLSQIKGWKIPEDHIGSVNGKMRRRKRAYGWNHHADDFINGVPSERNICRARYQQSPVEVYARFLAMDQDSGRVSYLISRRTGLRVTDLVQPLLRVADPKIATLRGRTLQGRAMGRTDVQVLSPITGRVIGAREVRVGSDKVSINRLLVRVVSGLQLSITSDSAIENGYIAETSVTRKLTAQYQEGLLDIDLEFSDGSKTPLRDISVDDYFLLVESLDTEVVAFAPMLASHHPRVIAVGEGNGDLLRVTLLLSEECRLRRNIPVSKQSIKSSVGPLVSALASVQVDFSMSDIGTRPDTVQNDGIAGRDRKPGRELSDLADILIGIPLKDDNSQQPSALQPSRQHRGGIPGYTNNKSVVYTDATSLEIGMYVLLGAFCLAIGVFVISCIVYASKFRPVTIDVTGEASVRDGMGNASILGVKGTESTTNAHDWVWLGRATMDRSSNGQELSGNPRDSRMHIINNPMNLKYGDAEESIVQVNSFDNPNHLHQPSSTRDSSINSCTYNKRERGSRINDEDERAPPLPPHGIPVIKGIEYRPPVPPHRSLGVISNRHHQPVIQMRNPRQRFNSRYNRGGASSCSTTNPAFEIQLHGNPAQRNLTFTQQQINAALFNNNIPQYSVQPIVRQSVKSPHSFENMGFSILPQSQHFSNARNPEELHMAERLVQQCSQKSVFKFDTINNSVNSKNNETVVSVCNSVPLEVSSNNEDSPVMVQTTAEISALPTSTNLRRSREESSTSEIKTLASSSDGNGGFVTPPNEETHIQVLHQQNSQSKIPKSPHLLKNGKPTVVGNPMFANTPDSELGPGESLGLDDLDMDYEQIMHYFDNLKESNA; translated from the exons ATGGATTTTCGGATTGCGCTACTGCTTTTTATTG TGTCAGCGGCGGCAGTCGAAGTTCATTTTGAGACACCAGACAGCGGCTTTTTTCTCAAACATTCTCCACGGCAGAGTTCTGTATCAACGTCATCAAGCAAAGGACGCCTGAGTGCGGATTCAGTTTTGTCGATAGACAGATTTACTGTTGTGCAAACGAGTCAACCGGTCTCGATTCGCGCAAGCTATGGTCCGTTCTCCACAAAACAGACAGTCCCTGCTAGGTATATTGTACCAGATGCTATGGAGTCTTCCAGCGACTCATCACAAAATACGACTGCAGCATTAATGGATTTACAACAAACAAATCTTCACCTGGACATTTCTGCGCATCTTGTCAAAAACAATATTCCTCGCGATGCACCGGTATTACGAGTATTATTCCATGCCGGAGCAGATCCTGGTGGACATTTACAACGACAAAAAATATGCGTTCTACTGCATGCGTCAATAAGCAATAAAACCCCATTAAAGGGCCGTTGTATGCCGGAAGGGGAAGACGGAGTTTGTGTCGCGGAAGTAGTCATCCCTTCAAATTGGTGGCCTTCACTACCACCTCCAGAAAGGGATGGTCGTACGTTCGTTGCTCAGAAAACTCCCCAACGATTGGTGCAAGTATCATACAGCGTATTCGAGCCTCCAATTAGAAGCCCAGAACTCTGTGAACCTAAAGTACAAATTCAGCCATTAACACCATTTGCGAAAGTTCCCCTGGTACAATCTCAAATGGCTTACAAAGATTTACGAGCCGATGAGACTCTCACCATGATGGTTCCTCAACAACCGTTATATCCATTGTCCAAAATTCATGTGCCAGTATTTTTACATCCAGAAGCAGGACAAAATATTGCAGTATTCATCGTGAG AGCTCGTGTTAAGGCAGGAATGCGTATTCTTGGTGCTAGTGCATCATCTGATGATTGGAATGTTTCTgtagaaaaagaaaacacgAAGCACACCGTTGCAAGAGTAACCGCTTTCCGCAAGGATCAAGATCCTGATTCACCTGCCGTCACTACTGATGATATAAGTTCCACTAA AGTTCTGGAAGTATTCTCTTGGCTTTTAGAAGTCGCCAATGATACCAAAGATCATTGGGATGGAGGACGTATTGTATGGTCTGTAAGTTACGTGCACGATGGGCCAAAAATCAAAGAACTTTCTGCGGAAACATCCATAGCACCACATGAGGAAGGCAAAAAGAAAATTGTGGCTAAATTGGAAATTCAAAAAGATGATATACAAGCTGTGCTACCAATTGCTAAG AACTGGGAACTGATGAATACTGCAGTTTTAACTGGCCGACAAGTATCTCAAGCAATGAAAGTATTCATTGTTTCACAAGGAGGAAAAGTTGCTGATGTAACGCTACAAAGCTCCTGCCAAGCAGAGGATGAGAGTGTTGTTAAA GTCTCATCATCCTGCAGTTCAGTTTACGTAGATGGTTCAGAAGCCAGAGGTTCATCCAATGCCACTGTACTAGTCAAATATGGAACTTATTCCGGTTTAGCAAAATTCACAGTATGGATGCCGGAGTTTCCTTTGGAAGTGTCCGTAGCAGATTTTCGTCTGTCACAAATCAAAGGATGGAAAATCCCTGAAGATCATATTGG AAGCGTAAACGGAAAAATGCGAAGACGGAAACGGGCCTATGGATGGAACCACCATGCAGATGATTTCATCAATGGTGTACCCTCGGAAAGAAATATCTGTCGCGCCCGTTACCAGCAAAGCCCCGTGGAAGTTTATGCCCGATTTTTAGCAATGGATCAGGATTCCGGTCGGGTGAGTTACCTGATCTCAAGGCGTACCGGATTAAGGGTAACAGATTTAGTGCAACCTTTGCTGCGAGTAGCCGATCCTAAAATTGCAACATTGAGAGGAAGAACGTTGCAAGGACGTGCAATGGGAAGAACCGATGTACAG GTCCTTTCTCCGATAACCGGACGAGTCATTGGCGCACGCGAAGTGCGCGTTGGAAGCGACAAAGTTAGTATCAATAGACTATTGGTACGAGTAGTTTCAGGATTACAATTGTCCATAACCAGCGACAGTGCCATTGAAAATGGTTATATTGCGGAAACTTcggtcactagaaaactaaccGCTCAGTATCAGGAAGGATTATTAGATATTGATTTGGAATTTTCCGACGGGTCTAAAACACCTCTCAG AGACATTTCGGTGGATGACTATTTTCTATTGGTAGAAAGTTTAGACACGGAAGTTGTTGCGTTTGCTCCGATGCTAGCATCTCATCACCCAAGGGTTATTGCCGTCGGAGAAGGTAACGGCGATTTGCTAAGAGTTACCTTACTGTTATCCGAAGAGTGCCGACTTAGAAGAAACATTCCAGTGTCAAAACAG AGTATAAAATCGTCGGTGGGTCCACTGGTTAGTGCCCTAGCTTCGGTTCAGGTGGACTTCAGTATGTCAGATATAGGTACTAGGCCAGATACAGTTCAAAATGATGGTATAGCCGGTCGAGATAGGAAACCGGGACGCGAATTAAGTGATTTGGCTGATATCTTGATAGGTATACCCTTAAAGGATGACAATAGCCAACAGCCATCCGCTTTGCAACCATCTCGCCAACATCGTGGGGGAATACCGGGATATACCAATAACAAGAGTGTGGTTTATACTGATGCCACTTCATTGGAGATTGGAATGTACGTCTTGTTGGGTGCTTTCTGTCTAGCAATAGGTGTTTTCGTCATCtcttgtattgtttatgcatcCAAATTTCGACCGGTAACGATCGATGTAACTGGGGAAGCTAGCGTGCGTGATGGAATGGGAAATGCATCTATTTTGGGTGTTAAAGGAACCGAATCGACGACGAATGCCCACGATTGGGTTTGGCTGGGTCGCGCTACGATGGATAGGTCATCTAATGGACAAGAACTGAGTGGAAATCCTAGAG ATTCACGAATGCATATTATTAATAATCCAATGAATCTAAAATATGGCGACGCAGAAGAGAGCATCGTACAAGTAAATAGTTTTGATAATCCGAACCACCTACATCAACCATCCAGCACCAGAGACAGTTCAATCAACTCATGTACTTACAACAAACGAGAACGAGGGAGTCGGATAAACGA TGAGGACGAGAGAGCACCACCACTACCTCCACATGGAATTCCAGTAATAAAAGGAATAGAATATCGTCCTCCAGTTCCTCCTCACAGAAGCCTAGGCGTGATTAGTAACAGG CATCATCAACCTGTCATACAAATGAGAAATCCAAGACAACGTTTTAACTCTCGATACAACCGTGGCGGTGCAAGCAGTTGTTCAACAACGAATCCAGCATTTGAAATCCAACTTcatggcaatccagcgcaacgAAATCTAACCTTTACTCAGCAACAAATTAATGCGGCGCTGTTTAATAACAACATTCCCCAGTATTCAGTACAGCCCATTGTTCGACAATCAGTAAAGTCGCCACATTCGTTCGAAAACATGGGATTTTCTATTTTGCCGCAATCGCAACACTTTTCAAACGCTAGAAATCCAGAAGAGCTTCATATGGCAGAGCGTTTAGTGCAGCAATGTTCTCAGAAATCGGTTTTCAAATTTGACACTATCAATAACTCAGTAAATagcaaaaataatgaaacagtGGTCTCTGTTTGTAATAGTGTCCCCTTGGAGGTTAGTAGTAATAATGAAGACTCACCAGTCATGGTGCAAACAACTGCCGAAATTAGTGCTCTTCCTACGTCGACCAACTTGCGACGCTCTCGAGAAGAAAGCAGTACCAGTGAAATAAAAACATTAGCGTCCAGTTCAGATGGTAATGGAGGTTTTGTAACACCTCCTAATGAAGAAACACATATTCAAGTGCTTCATCAGCAGAACAGTCAATCCAAAATACCAAAGTCACCACATTTACTAAAGAATGGCAAACCGACGGTAGTGGGAAATCCCATGTTTGCTAATACACCTGATAGCGAGTTAGGACCTGGCGAAAGTCTTGGACTCGATGACTTAGATATGGACTATGAACAAATAATGCACTATTTCGACAATTTAAAG GAATCGAACGCCTGA